The sequence CTACTGACTGCTGATTGCTGACTGCTTCCCTACCACTTCAATAGATCGACTTCATCCACATTGATGGTTTCTTTATTGCGGAAAAAGGCGATCAGGATTCCCAGACCGACGGCAGCTTCCGCCGCCGCATCAGTGATCACGAAGATCGAAAACACCTGACCTTGGAGGTTCCACAGTCTGGAAAACGCCACCAGGTTCAGGTTTACGGCATTCAGGATCAGCTCGATCGACATAAGGATGATCACCACATTGCGCCGCGTGACCACGCCAATAGTGCCTATGACAAACAATGCCGCAGCTACTACCAGATAATCGAGAGTCGTGATCGGTCCCATATACCAGCTCTTGTTCTCTAGTTTCGAACTTCACACTTCCAACTTCAGACCTCGCACTTGCTCAGATCCGCTTCTTCGCCATTACTACCGCACCCACGATGGCCACCAGCAGAAGCAGCGATGCAATTTCAAAAGGCAACAAATACGTCTGGTAGAGCGCCAGCCCAACCTGCTGCGTGTTGCTCTGTTCCGGCAGCGAAATGGCGTTTTGCGGGAAGATGCTGCTCCCCTTCAAATAGACCACGGTGATGATTCCGCCCAGCACCAGGCTGGTCAAAATACCCAGCAGCCATTGCTGATTGAATTGTTCTTCCTTTACGTTGCGGTCAATGTTCACCAACATGATCACAAACAAGAAGAGCACCATGATCCCGCCGGCATAGAGAATCACCTGCACGCCGGCAACAAACGGGGCATAGAGCATCAAGTACAGCCCTGCGAGCGAGAGTAATGTGAAGATCAGCGCCAGCGCCGCGTGCACCGGGTTCCTGCGCGTGATCACCAAGATCGCGCTCACCATGGCGACTCCCGAGAGCAGATAGAAGAAGAACCTTGGAGCAATGGGATTCATCGCGTATACACCGTCACTTCCAGACCGCGCTCCAGGCGCGTACGGTCAAGGATCAGGCCATCGCGGCTATACTGCGCCAACTCGAAGTCCTGCGAGAGTTCCAGGGCGTCAGTGGAGCAGGATTCCTGGCACAGCCCACAGAACATGCATCGGCTGATATCAAAGGTATACCGAGTCAGAACTTTGCGCTTGGTCGTTGCATCGCGTTCGCTCTCGACTGTGATCAGGTGCTCAGGACAAGCCTTGGCGCACAGATCACAGGCGATGCACAGCGTCTCCCCCGTATCCGGATTCACGTTCAGCCGCGGCAGGCCGCGATAGCGCTCTGCAATCTGCGGGCGCTTTAGGGGATACTGCTCCGTATAGATTCGCTGCGGATGCTGATTGCGAAACGTCACCCCTAGACCCTGCAACAGGTCGAGGAGCAGGGCCTCGCGGACGAAGGTTGACAGCCCCTTTTTTCTGTTCACGAATGGCCTCCCGTGATCCAGGCCACAAGCTCCGGACCAACTCCGACCAGCGCTGTAACGATCAGT comes from Terriglobales bacterium and encodes:
- the nuoK gene encoding NADH-quinone oxidoreductase subunit NuoK; its protein translation is MGPITTLDYLVVAAALFVIGTIGVVTRRNVVIILMSIELILNAVNLNLVAFSRLWNLQGQVFSIFVITDAAAEAAVGLGILIAFFRNKETINVDEVDLLKW
- a CDS encoding NADH-quinone oxidoreductase subunit J, which encodes MNPIAPRFFFYLLSGVAMVSAILVITRRNPVHAALALIFTLLSLAGLYLMLYAPFVAGVQVILYAGGIMVLFLFVIMLVNIDRNVKEEQFNQQWLLGILTSLVLGGIITVVYLKGSSIFPQNAISLPEQSNTQQVGLALYQTYLLPFEIASLLLLVAIVGAVVMAKKRI
- a CDS encoding NADH-quinone oxidoreductase subunit I → MNRKKGLSTFVREALLLDLLQGLGVTFRNQHPQRIYTEQYPLKRPQIAERYRGLPRLNVNPDTGETLCIACDLCAKACPEHLITVESERDATTKRKVLTRYTFDISRCMFCGLCQESCSTDALELSQDFELAQYSRDGLILDRTRLERGLEVTVYTR